The Mucilaginibacter terrae region CAATTAAGGCAATTTCGCCTCTCAAATTTTTATGTACGAAGCGCTGTACCACTACATTGAAAACTACTCATCGTTAACATTAAACAACGATGATAGAGCGCTCATTCGCGATAGCTTTAAACACAAACGCCTACGCAAAAAGCAGTATTACTTGCAGGAAGGCGATGTGAATAAGTACATTGGTTTTGTTATTAAAGGCGCTTTGCGCATGTACTCGGTAGATAGCAAAGGGCACGAACATATTGTGCGCTTTAGCCTCGAAAACTGGTGGGTGGGCGATTATGAAAGTTACATGATGCTTACGCCATCAAAATTTAATATTGATGCCGTTGAGGATGCCGAACTGCTCATGATATCAAACACCCAAAGCGAGGAATTGCAAGGCAAAGTACCTGCCTTTGCCGGGATGATACGTGAGCTGGACAAGCGCGCCAACATAGCCACCCAAAACCGCGTGCATGCCGCCATTAGCCTAACCGCCGAAGAGCGCTACCAGCAATTGCAGGAAACCTATCCCGGCTTTTTACAGCGCTTTCCGCAAAACATGATTGCGTCTTATTTGGGTATTTCGCCTGAGACGTTGAGCCGGATTAGAAAGAGTAGTGTAGTGGGGAAGAAGTAAGATAGTACCTTCTTTAAAAATTCGTCACCTATTGTAATTTTATACAGCAGATTATGGAACCCCTCGATAGCTTGAATTATAGAATGCTCGCAGCTAATCAGCTCGCTAAAAGTGAATATGTTGAGGCAATCAATTTTTGTTTAAAGAATTTCAAGGCTTTGGAAATCCCAACCGATAGAGACATGTATCAAATATCTTCTATCCTTGTTAAAGCCGTAATCAATTATTATAACCTTAATATTACTGAGTCAAATGAAATTTATATAGCCTTTGAGAATCGAATATTGAAAGCTATTTCCACAATACCTTTTAATAACACAGAAAATCTGTTAAAACTCAAGATGTATACATCTCAAGATTATCTTGAATGGGGAAAGTATCAAGGTAAAAAGATATCCGAAGTCTTGTTACTTGACTTTGAATATCTCTTATGGTGCTTAATTAACTTAGACCATTTTTCTATAGACCCTCCCTTTTTTATATACTTTTTTTTACTCACTAAAAAAGATTTAAAAAAGGAGATTGAATTCAACTTAATTAAGCAATTATTGTATTCCAATTATTTAGAGGAAGATAGTGAATTAGAGACAGACGACCGATCCAATTACTACTATGGTTATAACTCCTCTGATGAGTTTAACTTTTATGAGGGATATGAAGGCAACAACGACGCTTGGGACGAAAGAAACTCTTAAAAGTAAATTCAAAGGTTTTCGTCTCCCTTCTTGACAAATATCAATGTCATTTTTTGCCATATATCATTACCCGGCTCCGGGCATCCCGTAGTTTTGCACTGTTACTTTTATTACATAACTATGAAGAGTTATTAGAAAAGTATTAAATGTGAAGCCTTAAAATTTACTTATTTTACACCTGCAAACACCCTACTCCCTATGATTCGCAAATTTACCCTCCTCGCAGTGTTACTTAGTGCCACAACTATGAGCTATGCCCAGCGCAAAACTCCGGCTGTATTCCCCGATAGCGTTTTGGTTAAAGTGCATCCGTCGTACGATAGTGTGAGCGGCATACACCGCTGGTTATTCGGTAAAAATTACCGCGAGGAGTGGGCCACGGTTGTGAAGTTGCCGGTTATTAAAATATCAGAATTTTCGGGGGGATTAAAGCCGCTTCGCGAAGGTGGGGGTATGCAATCCAAATCGTTACGTTTGCAGGATAAAAGCGGTAAGGAATGGGTAATACGCAGTGTTGAAAAAACGCCTGAAAAGATATTGCCGCCCAACTTTAAAGGCACATTTGCGGTAGACTGGATTGACGATGCGCTGAGCAGTCAGCACCCGTTTTCGGCACTGGTGGTTCCGCCGCTGGCCGATGCTGCTAAGGTGCCGCATGCCAACCCCATTATTGGTGTAATGGTGCCCGACCCAGCCTTGGGCGAATACAGCAAAATATTTAACGGACTTGTGGTACTGCTGGAAGAACGCGAGCCGAATGGCAAATCGGACAATACGCCAAAAATGCTGAGCGAGCTTAAAGACGATAACGACAACCATTTTGAAACCGAGCAGTTTTTGCGTGCCCGCATGCTCGATTTGCTTTTGGGCGACTGGGACCGCCACGAAGATCAATGGCGTTGGGCTTATCAAAAGAAAGATAAAAATAAACAATACTATGCCGTTCCGCGCGACCGCGACCAGGTGTTTCACCTGAGCGAAGGCGTTTTACCATCCCTGGCGGCCGTATCATGGATCAGTCCCACACTTGATCATTTCGACGGTGAAATTCCGCGGGTAAAATACTCGCTGTTTAAAACCCGCTTTATGCAGGTATACCCGGATATGCAAATTACGCATGCCGAATGGATGCGCATAGCCAACGAGTTTATTAAAGCCGAAACCGATGAAGTGCTTGAGGCTGCTTTGAAGCGCCTCCCGCCCGAGGTTTACAAATTGCGCCACGATGTGCTTTTGGCTAAACTTAAAAAGCGCCGTGATAATATTCCGGCGGCAATGGACGAATACTACCGCTTTATTAACCAAACGGTAGACTTACGCACCAGCGACAAAAATGAACAGGTAACCATCGCCGATGCCGATAATAAAGGGCTAAGGGTACAAATCAGTAAAATTAACAAATCGGGCGAGGCTGAAAGCACGTTGCTCGACATGGTTTATGATCCTGAAATTACCCGCGAAGTTCGCCTGTACGTTGAAGGCGGCGACGATAAGGTTATAGTTAATAACGCCTCATCGCCCATAAAGCTGCGTGTTATTGGTGGTACCGGGCAAAAAACCTATGAAATTAATAAAACCGAGAGCCGGGTGCGGGTTTACAGCCGTAAAGACAGCGTTACCTTTACCGGTAATGGCAGCGTAGGCAAACACCTTAGTAATGATTCGTTAAACACACGCTTTGTTCAAAACAACCCTTATAATGTTTGGATGCCGCTGGCCACAGCCGCCATTAACGCAGATGATGGTTTTTTAATAGGTGCCGGGTTTAAGTATACCCGCCGCGATGGTTTCCGTAAGTTGCCTTACGCCAGCGTGCAGCAGCTTATGGTTACCCATGCCTTTGCTACCGATGCCTTCCGCATACGTTATAACGGGGAGTGGATTGATGCCATTGGCAAGGCCGACATAACTATTAACGCCTTTGTACAGGCCCCAAACAATACCCTCAACTTTTTTGGCCGTGGTAATGAAACCCCATTGGTCAAATTTCAGGGTTATCGACGCTTTTACCGTACCCGTTATAATACCTATCAATTCGACCCTGCCCTGCGCTGGAACCTTGGATCTAATACCACCATCAGTGCCGGGCCGTCATTTCAATTTTATCGCTTAAACCGAGAGGACAATGAGGGGCGGTTTATTAATAATCCGGGCCGTATAAACTCATACGATAGCCTAACCATTAATAAAGACAAAGCCCACTTAGGCTTGCTGGTTAACATTAACAGCAATCAGCGTAATAACAACATTTTGCCAAGTAACGGGTATTATGCTAACGTAACGTTACAGGCATACAACGGGTTAAACAATGATACCAAATCGTTTGCGCAAATTCGGCCGGAGTTTACTTATTATTTAAGCCTCAACAAAAAGGGCACATTCGTACTAACCGACCGTGTTGGCGGCGGGGTAAGCATTGGCAAACCTGCCTTTTACCAATCTATGTTTTTAGGCGGACAGGGCGGTAACCTGTTGGGTTATTTAGGTAACCGCTTTGCGGGCGATCATATGTTTTACAACAACCTGCAGGCGCGGTTAAACTTATTTAATATTGCCAGCTACGTATTGCCCGGCCAATTGGGTATAACCGGTTTTTACGATACCGGCAGGGTGTGGGTAAAAGGCGAATCATCAGACAAATGGCATGCAGGTACCGGCGGCGGTGTTTACTTTGCGCCGGCAAGTTTAGCCGTTATACAGGTTTTAGCCGGCCATTCAAAAGAGGGTTGGTACCCGTATGTGTCGCTTAATGTTAGGTTATAATGATGAATATTGGGGCTTATAGTTTTGTAATATGTGCATCAGATTTTTGAACAACTGCCTGCCAAAGTAAACAGTAAGCCTTATTTTATTTAATTTTGCTCAACTTATCGTACCGATATGAGTGTTCAGGCATATAGAGAAAGTCCTTTCGAAATCCACATTTCGTTTCATGTGCTGATAGAGCACCTGCAGAAAGTGGCCAGAGAAGAAACGGGCTATGCCGCCGAGCGCGCAGCCGCACTCCTTAAAGAAGTTGAACCCTTTCCCGAACTGTGTAACGGCTTTACCGAGCAATCGCAGGTTGATAAGCACCAAACTGTAATTCAGCACCTCCTGGCCGATCTGTTCCCTCAGGCGCTTACTAATAATGAAATTAAGGCGGTAACATTTCCGTTCTATGATTTTATTATCAATCAAAGTGAGCGCTTTAAAAACATACTGGCCGCCGCGGGTCCCGATTTCGACATGTCGATACGCGATTTTGACGACCATCAGTTTTATGTAATGAGTTGCTGCCTGGTGCTTAATGAGTTTTATAATACCCAGCTCGATTTTGCCAAGCCTATGTTTTACGACATACCTACAGCATCGGGCATTATGCGCCATTACCGCATACTGTATAATGCCGATTTTCTGGAAATTATTCCAACCGAAAAGGCTGTAAAATTAACTGCAGACGACATTAACCAACTCATTAACAATTACGACGACCTTGAGCTTTGGAAACGAATGTTTCCGAAAGGGAGCTACCTGTTAAAAGGATTTGCCATTGTAAATCTTTTTGATTCCACGGTTGAAAATGCGGTATCATCATTAAAGGGGTCACTCCTCACCGATTTAAAGGATGTGGAGTTAGAACACGATTTTGAAGATATTTTTCGCTCCATATACAAAATCCCCGACCTGCGCATAGGCTTTACTGCGTTCAACCCTGAAGATAATAAATTTACCAGCATTGCCCCGCTGCGCAAAATAAAGAGCTACATGCTGGGCGATTGTATGGATGGCGTTTGTTCTACCGATATATTAGGGCCCAAATCATACCAGGCGCTGCTTGGTAAAAGCGAATACTTTGCTGTATCAAATACCCGCGATTTCTTTTTGGAGCATCCCGAAAGCGAAATGGCACACCAGTTTTTGGGTCAGAACATTCATAGCTTTATTCTTGCACCAATTATAAAGGATGATGTGCTATTGGGAATTATCGAACTGGTTTCATCGCGCCCGGGAGAGCTGAACAGTGTGAACGCGCACAAACTTGAAGTGGTGATGCCGTTTTTGGTAAACACCATTGACAGGCAGGTAACCTACAAGCAAAACCGCGTGCAAGCCGTAATACAAAACGAGTATACCACCTTGCACCCAAGCGTGCAGTGGAAGTTTATGAAAGAGGCTTACAAATACATTGAGCGCCGCGATAACCACCAGGAGTACCAGCTTAAAGAAATTGTATTTAACGATGTATATCCGCTTTACGGACAAATTGATATTAAAGGCTCGTCAGAATCGCGTAACAGCAGTATTCAAAAAGATTTAAACAACCAGTTGGAAGCCCTCATTCCAATTGTGTTGCATTTGCAAAGCTATGATGAACAGGCAAGCCGTTATTTAGGCCGCCTTCAGGAGTTTAAATATTTAACTCACAGCGTATCGGTATTAATACGTACCGATACCGAGCAGCAAATACAACAATTTATTGACGAAAAAGTACACGAGCTGCTCAATGCAGCCCTTTTAAACAACCAGCATGTACAGAGTATAAGGGAATATTTTAAACAGGTTGATAAAACCACCGGTATTTTTTATACCTACCGGCGCAAGTATGATACTACGGTATCAACCATTAACCAAAAAATGGCGGCCCTGCTTGATGAAAAACAGGCCGAGGCACAGCAAATATTTCCGCATTATTATGAGCGCTTTAAAAGTGATGGGGTTGAGCATAATTTGTATATAGGCGCATCCATAGTGCCTAACCGTGCCTTTTTACCTGTGCATTTCCAAAACTTACGCCTTTGGCAGTTAAAGGTGTTATGCGAAATGGAGCGCGAACACCACAGGTTTAAAACAACGCTACCCTACTGCCTCGAGGTTACTACGCTTATACTGGCTTATAGTATAACGATGTCAATACGTTTCAGGATGGACGAGAAGCGCTTTGATGTGGATGGAACTTATAACGCCCGTTTCGAAATTGTTAAAAAACGCATTGACAAAGCACACATTAAAGGCACCGATGAGCGTATTACCCAGCCGGGCAAAGTGGTTGTAGTGTTTGCCAATAATTACGAAGAAAAAGAATACCGGGGCTACATCAAACAACTGCAGGAAAAACACATCCTTGATAGCCACATAGAAGAGCTGGAGGTAGAAGAATTACAGAGCATATCTGGCCTCAAAGCTCTAAGGGTGGGCATACTGCATGATGATATTGTTTTAATCGAAGGCTTACAAGACACTGCCAGTATTAATCAATCTTAAATTAATATCTCAGGCTTAATTACTCCCCTATTTTCCACAATTGATATTCCCAACATGGGGCATGCTTTCCTCATTTAAAAGTAAAACGAGGGTAACAAAATGTTGCAACGCCTAAAATGAGGAATATTCATAAATGGAATACGTTTTGCATTAACCTTGGTAATTAATTTAACGTACAAAGCCATGATGATTGCCCTAATTGCCCTTTTAGTTGTTGCTAACGTTTTAGTAGTAGCTAATAACAAAAGAACCATTATTTAAGCTCAGGATCTATCCTTTGGCCTCATCTGGGCCAAACAACTCCTGTCTTGCTTTTTTAGTCAAGCTCTTTACCACCAATTCGTACGAGTGGTCAATCATATCGCAAAGCTGTTTGCGGGTTAGCCCGCCATCTATATATACAGTATTCCAATGCTGCTTGTTCATGTGGTAACCCGGCTGCACCTCACTAAAATTTTCGCGCAGTTCAACAGCACGCTCAGGGTCGCATTTTGCATTAAAGCTATTGCCGGTATCCAAACTCAATAGTAAAAACATTTTTCCACCAATCTTGAATACAAGCGTTTCCAAATCAAACGGAAAACTTTCGGTAACGCCGTGCTTTTCGAGGCAATAGTTACGCAGTTCTTCAATGTTCATCAGGTAAATTTATAAAAAGAAAATGGCCCTACCCAAATCTTCCCATGTAGGGAACCTTGAGTGGGGCCATTTTTATGGGGGGAATCAAGAGGCGGTTACTCTACCGCCGCCAGCGAGCTTTTGCTGAGTAACTTTGCGCTTTCGGCCAGTTTAATAAATTCGGCCCGGTAGCCTTCATCATCGTTGCCTTTAGCGGCCCGGGCTATTTTGATAGCTTCATCAAAGCGGGCATTTTGTTTAAATTCCGAATCGCGCAGTAGCATCCCGAATTCGGCCACGGCAGATGCAAAACGAAAATCGGCAGAAGCGTTTTTAAAATCAACGGGTTTATCCACCACCACGACCTGGCTTAATTTACTTACGGTACCATTGAGTTCTTTGTATCTGAATTTAATGGTTAACATATCGTTTGATACATAGTTGGTAGTTGCCTTTTCTACTTTTTGATATTTAAGCGGGTCCACAGTATGAGTAAACTTATCATGTACGCCGGCAGGAATGATCTCGTATAAGGCAGTTACGTTGTGGCCTGCGCCCATCTCGCCGGCATCTTTCAAGTCATTGTTAAAATCTTCTTTATTAAGCATTCGGTTTTCATAACCTATTAAACGGTATGATGCTACTTTGGCAGGGTTAAATTCCAGTTGCAGTTTTACATCTTTAGCCACGGTAAACAGGGTGCCGCCAAATTCGCTAACCAAAGTTTTGCGGGCTTCGGTTATATTGTCGATGTAGGCATAGTTGCCGTTGCCTTTATCGGCCAGGGTTTCCATTTTGCTGTCTTTGTAATTGCCCATACCATAACCCAATACCGATAGAAATACCCCGCTTTTGCGTTCCTGCTCTATCAGCCTCTCCATATCCTCATCGCTTGATGCGCCTACGTTAAAATCGCCGTCGGTAGCCAGTATTACCCGGTTATTGCCGTTCTTTAAATAGTTTTGCTTGGCCGTGCGGTAGGCCAGTTTAATGCCTTCGCCGCCTGCGGTCGAGCCACCGGCATTCAGGCGGTCAATGGCATCTTTAATAGTGGTTTTCTGGTCGCCCGGTGTTGAGGGCAGCACCAAACCGGCAGCACCGGCGTATACCACAATGGCCACCTTGTCTTGCGGGCGTAGCTGGTCGGTAAGCATTTTTAGGGATGATTGCACCAGTGGCAGTTTATTAGCCGAACCCATTGATCCTGAAACATCTATGAGGAAAACCAGGTTTGATGCCGGTAATTTATCATTTTGCACCACACGGGCTTTAAGGCCAATGCGTAACAAGCGGTGCTGCGGGTTCCATGGCGCGGCCGAAAGCTCGGTATGTATGGCAACCGGTTCGCCGTTGGTTGGCGCGGACAGGTTATAGTTAAAGTAATTGATCATTTCCTCAATGCGTACGGCATCTTTGGGTGGTAACTGGCCATTGTTAATAAAGCGCCTAACATTGCTGTACGATGCCGCATCCACATCAATGGAGAAGGTTGACAATGGATTGTCTTTAGAGCTTTGAAAGCCGTTTTCGGTGATGCCTTTATAATTCTCCTGCTCTTGCAGCGCCTGATAATTGCCTACAATGGGCGATACAAAACGCTGTTTTGCA contains the following coding sequences:
- a CDS encoding GAF domain-containing protein encodes the protein MSVQAYRESPFEIHISFHVLIEHLQKVAREETGYAAERAAALLKEVEPFPELCNGFTEQSQVDKHQTVIQHLLADLFPQALTNNEIKAVTFPFYDFIINQSERFKNILAAAGPDFDMSIRDFDDHQFYVMSCCLVLNEFYNTQLDFAKPMFYDIPTASGIMRHYRILYNADFLEIIPTEKAVKLTADDINQLINNYDDLELWKRMFPKGSYLLKGFAIVNLFDSTVENAVSSLKGSLLTDLKDVELEHDFEDIFRSIYKIPDLRIGFTAFNPEDNKFTSIAPLRKIKSYMLGDCMDGVCSTDILGPKSYQALLGKSEYFAVSNTRDFFLEHPESEMAHQFLGQNIHSFILAPIIKDDVLLGIIELVSSRPGELNSVNAHKLEVVMPFLVNTIDRQVTYKQNRVQAVIQNEYTTLHPSVQWKFMKEAYKYIERRDNHQEYQLKEIVFNDVYPLYGQIDIKGSSESRNSSIQKDLNNQLEALIPIVLHLQSYDEQASRYLGRLQEFKYLTHSVSVLIRTDTEQQIQQFIDEKVHELLNAALLNNQHVQSIREYFKQVDKTTGIFYTYRRKYDTTVSTINQKMAALLDEKQAEAQQIFPHYYERFKSDGVEHNLYIGASIVPNRAFLPVHFQNLRLWQLKVLCEMEREHHRFKTTLPYCLEVTTLILAYSITMSIRFRMDEKRFDVDGTYNARFEIVKKRIDKAHIKGTDERITQPGKVVVVFANNYEEKEYRGYIKQLQEKHILDSHIEELEVEELQSISGLKALRVGILHDDIVLIEGLQDTASINQS
- a CDS encoding Crp/Fnr family transcriptional regulator, which translates into the protein MYEALYHYIENYSSLTLNNDDRALIRDSFKHKRLRKKQYYLQEGDVNKYIGFVIKGALRMYSVDSKGHEHIVRFSLENWWVGDYESYMMLTPSKFNIDAVEDAELLMISNTQSEELQGKVPAFAGMIRELDKRANIATQNRVHAAISLTAEERYQQLQETYPGFLQRFPQNMIASYLGISPETLSRIRKSSVVGKK
- a CDS encoding exodeoxyribonuclease X C-terminal domain-containing protein — translated: MEPLDSLNYRMLAANQLAKSEYVEAINFCLKNFKALEIPTDRDMYQISSILVKAVINYYNLNITESNEIYIAFENRILKAISTIPFNNTENLLKLKMYTSQDYLEWGKYQGKKISEVLLLDFEYLLWCLINLDHFSIDPPFFIYFFLLTKKDLKKEIEFNLIKQLLYSNYLEEDSELETDDRSNYYYGYNSSDEFNFYEGYEGNNDAWDERNS
- a CDS encoding vWA domain-containing protein, with product MKRLILLLLMLSGFTALKAQTRTITGHVYDAADKQPLAGVAVLVTGTKNGVQTNVTGAYSLRVTERNTQLSISYIGFESQTINIGKNTKIDIYLKASNRSLNEVVVVGYGVQRKSVVTGSVSTVGPAPVPNAPNAIVGRAAGVAVMDKSKAFAKQRFVSPIVGNYQALQEQENYKGITENGFQSSKDNPLSTFSIDVDAASYSNVRRFINNGQLPPKDAVRIEEMINYFNYNLSAPTNGEPVAIHTELSAAPWNPQHRLLRIGLKARVVQNDKLPASNLVFLIDVSGSMGSANKLPLVQSSLKMLTDQLRPQDKVAIVVYAGAAGLVLPSTPGDQKTTIKDAIDRLNAGGSTAGGEGIKLAYRTAKQNYLKNGNNRVILATDGDFNVGASSDEDMERLIEQERKSGVFLSVLGYGMGNYKDSKMETLADKGNGNYAYIDNITEARKTLVSEFGGTLFTVAKDVKLQLEFNPAKVASYRLIGYENRMLNKEDFNNDLKDAGEMGAGHNVTALYEIIPAGVHDKFTHTVDPLKYQKVEKATTNYVSNDMLTIKFRYKELNGTVSKLSQVVVVDKPVDFKNASADFRFASAVAEFGMLLRDSEFKQNARFDEAIKIARAAKGNDDEGYRAEFIKLAESAKLLSKSSLAAVE
- a CDS encoding MmcQ/YjbR family DNA-binding protein, which codes for MNIEELRNYCLEKHGVTESFPFDLETLVFKIGGKMFLLLSLDTGNSFNAKCDPERAVELRENFSEVQPGYHMNKQHWNTVYIDGGLTRKQLCDMIDHSYELVVKSLTKKARQELFGPDEAKG
- a CDS encoding BamA/TamA family outer membrane protein, producing MIRKFTLLAVLLSATTMSYAQRKTPAVFPDSVLVKVHPSYDSVSGIHRWLFGKNYREEWATVVKLPVIKISEFSGGLKPLREGGGMQSKSLRLQDKSGKEWVIRSVEKTPEKILPPNFKGTFAVDWIDDALSSQHPFSALVVPPLADAAKVPHANPIIGVMVPDPALGEYSKIFNGLVVLLEEREPNGKSDNTPKMLSELKDDNDNHFETEQFLRARMLDLLLGDWDRHEDQWRWAYQKKDKNKQYYAVPRDRDQVFHLSEGVLPSLAAVSWISPTLDHFDGEIPRVKYSLFKTRFMQVYPDMQITHAEWMRIANEFIKAETDEVLEAALKRLPPEVYKLRHDVLLAKLKKRRDNIPAAMDEYYRFINQTVDLRTSDKNEQVTIADADNKGLRVQISKINKSGEAESTLLDMVYDPEITREVRLYVEGGDDKVIVNNASSPIKLRVIGGTGQKTYEINKTESRVRVYSRKDSVTFTGNGSVGKHLSNDSLNTRFVQNNPYNVWMPLATAAINADDGFLIGAGFKYTRRDGFRKLPYASVQQLMVTHAFATDAFRIRYNGEWIDAIGKADITINAFVQAPNNTLNFFGRGNETPLVKFQGYRRFYRTRYNTYQFDPALRWNLGSNTTISAGPSFQFYRLNREDNEGRFINNPGRINSYDSLTINKDKAHLGLLVNINSNQRNNNILPSNGYYANVTLQAYNGLNNDTKSFAQIRPEFTYYLSLNKKGTFVLTDRVGGGVSIGKPAFYQSMFLGGQGGNLLGYLGNRFAGDHMFYNNLQARLNLFNIASYVLPGQLGITGFYDTGRVWVKGESSDKWHAGTGGGVYFAPASLAVIQVLAGHSKEGWYPYVSLNVRL